The Amycolatopsis mongoliensis genome includes a window with the following:
- a CDS encoding glycoside hydrolase family 6 protein codes for MKSEFWSARRKSRLAVASSVTAAAVVAGLVVAGGSPAVAAAGCKVTYTVNQWDTGFTANVAVTNLGDPVTSWDVQWDFGGNQQVQQGWSATFSQSGKHVSAKNPSWGGALGSNATASFGFNGSYSGTNDIPASFSLNGVHCDGGTIPTTTPTTPTTPTTPTTPTTPTTPTQPGTHVENPYAGAKGYVNPDWSAEVTAAAAAKGGTLGAQMAKVANTSTAVWLDRIAAIAGTADSRGLRGHLDAALAQQSGGTPVTIQIVVYDLPNRDCAALASNGELQAGQNGLARYKSEYIDAIASILSDAKYAPLRVVAVVEPDSLPNLITNTATAKCAEAQSTGVYTQGIQYALNKLHAISNVYNYLDIAHSAWLGWDSNFGPFVNLVKQTLQGTTAGVNSIDGFISDTANYTPLTEPNLPDPNLTVGGQQLKSATFYQWNPYFSEVPYATAMYNAFVSAGLPSGIGMLIDTSRNGWGGAARPSGASGSTVDSYVNSGRIDRRLHRGNWCNQSGAGLGTRPTASPAAHFDAYVWIKPPGESDGASSQIPNDEGKGFDRMCDPTYHGSDQANGGNLTGALPNSPLSGKWFQAQFEELVQNAYPPVQ; via the coding sequence ATGAAGAGTGAATTCTGGTCCGCGAGGAGGAAGTCACGGCTCGCCGTGGCGTCCTCGGTGACGGCCGCGGCCGTCGTGGCCGGCCTGGTGGTGGCCGGCGGCAGCCCGGCGGTCGCCGCCGCCGGCTGCAAGGTGACCTACACGGTGAACCAGTGGGACACCGGGTTCACCGCGAACGTCGCGGTGACCAACCTCGGCGACCCCGTCACCTCCTGGGACGTCCAGTGGGACTTCGGCGGCAACCAGCAGGTCCAGCAGGGCTGGAGCGCCACGTTCAGCCAAAGCGGCAAGCACGTGAGCGCGAAGAACCCGTCCTGGGGCGGCGCGCTCGGGTCGAACGCGACGGCGAGCTTCGGCTTCAACGGCTCGTACTCGGGCACGAACGACATCCCCGCGTCGTTCTCGCTCAACGGCGTCCACTGCGACGGCGGCACGATCCCGACCACCACGCCGACCACCCCGACGACGCCCACCACCCCGACGACCCCCACGACACCGACCACGCCGACCCAGCCCGGGACGCACGTGGAGAACCCGTACGCGGGTGCCAAGGGGTACGTGAACCCGGACTGGTCGGCCGAGGTGACCGCCGCGGCCGCGGCCAAGGGCGGCACGCTGGGTGCCCAGATGGCCAAGGTGGCGAACACCTCGACCGCGGTCTGGCTGGACCGGATCGCCGCGATCGCCGGCACGGCCGACTCCCGCGGCCTGCGCGGGCACCTCGACGCCGCGCTGGCCCAGCAGAGCGGCGGGACGCCGGTGACGATCCAGATCGTCGTCTACGACCTGCCGAACCGCGACTGCGCGGCGCTGGCGTCCAACGGTGAGCTGCAGGCCGGCCAGAACGGCCTGGCGCGGTACAAGAGCGAGTACATCGACGCGATCGCCTCGATCCTGTCCGATGCGAAGTACGCGCCGCTGCGGGTCGTGGCGGTCGTCGAACCGGACTCGCTGCCCAACCTGATCACCAACACCGCCACGGCCAAGTGCGCCGAAGCGCAGTCCACCGGGGTGTACACCCAGGGCATCCAGTACGCGTTGAACAAGCTGCACGCGATCTCCAACGTCTACAACTACCTGGACATCGCGCACTCGGCGTGGCTGGGCTGGGACAGCAACTTCGGCCCGTTCGTCAACCTGGTCAAGCAGACGCTGCAGGGGACGACGGCCGGGGTGAACAGCATCGACGGCTTCATCAGCGACACCGCGAACTACACCCCGCTGACCGAGCCGAACCTGCCCGACCCGAACCTGACCGTCGGCGGCCAGCAGCTCAAGTCGGCGACGTTCTACCAGTGGAACCCGTACTTCTCCGAGGTGCCGTACGCCACGGCGATGTACAACGCGTTCGTTTCCGCGGGCCTGCCCAGCGGTATCGGCATGCTGATCGACACCTCCCGCAACGGCTGGGGCGGCGCGGCCCGGCCCAGCGGCGCCTCGGGGTCCACTGTGGACAGCTATGTGAACTCCGGCCGGATCGACCGGCGGCTGCACCGCGGCAACTGGTGCAACCAGAGCGGGGCCGGGCTGGGAACGCGGCCGACCGCGTCGCCCGCGGCGCACTTCGACGCCTACGTCTGGATCAAGCCGCCGGGTGAGTCCGACGGCGCGAGCTCGCAGATCCCGAACGACGAGGGCAAGGGCTTCGACCGGATGTGCGACCCGACCTACCACGGCAGCGACCAGGCCAACGGCGGCAACCTGACCGGCGCCCTGCCGAACTCGCCGCTGTCCGGCAAGTGGTTCCAGGCCCAGTTCGAGGAACTGGTCCAGAACGCCTACCCGCCGGTGCAGTAA
- a CDS encoding GH12 family glycosyl hydrolase domain-containing protein, translating into MKNRLRATLASFGAATVLLSGGVVLTAPPAAADTQLCDKYGSLRIQGGRYIVQNNNWGDDTTQCLSVSTTGFTVTTASHNRPTNGAPGSYPSVYAGCHYGNCSSGSGLPRQVRSLGALTSHVDYTTVQAGQWDAAYDVWYDPAPNPAGQNTGAEVMIWGNHRGAPQPVGSVIGTAQLAGATWTVWFGNIGWNVISYVRNSGTDSLDVSLSDFTRDGVNRGKISDAWYLTSVQFGFEPWQGQTGLGVRSFSVSG; encoded by the coding sequence ATGAAGAACCGGCTACGAGCCACACTGGCGTCGTTCGGAGCCGCGACCGTGCTGCTGTCCGGCGGTGTCGTGCTGACCGCCCCGCCGGCGGCAGCGGACACGCAGCTGTGCGACAAGTACGGCTCGCTGCGCATCCAGGGCGGCCGCTACATCGTGCAGAACAACAACTGGGGCGACGACACGACCCAGTGCCTTTCGGTGTCCACCACCGGGTTCACCGTCACCACGGCGTCGCACAACCGGCCGACGAACGGTGCCCCGGGCAGCTACCCGTCCGTCTACGCCGGCTGCCACTACGGCAACTGCAGCAGCGGCAGCGGCCTGCCCCGGCAGGTCCGGTCGCTCGGCGCGCTGACGTCCCACGTGGACTACACGACCGTCCAGGCGGGACAGTGGGACGCCGCCTACGACGTCTGGTACGACCCGGCGCCGAACCCGGCGGGGCAGAACACCGGGGCCGAGGTGATGATCTGGGGCAACCACCGGGGCGCCCCGCAGCCGGTCGGCAGCGTGATCGGCACGGCGCAGCTCGCCGGCGCGACGTGGACCGTCTGGTTCGGGAACATCGGCTGGAACGTGATCTCGTACGTCCGGAACTCCGGCACGGACAGCCTCGACGTCTCCCTGTCCGACTTCACCCGCGACGGCGTGAACCGCGGCAAGATCAGCGACGCCTGGTACCTGACGAGCGTCCAGTTCGGGTTCGAGCCCTGGCAGGGCCAGACCGGGCTGGGCGTGCGCTCGTTCAGCGTGTCGGGCTAG
- a CDS encoding lytic polysaccharide monooxygenase auxiliary activity family 9 protein, which yields MTRRRSTILAAVTVLLASLTAILLNTGTAEAHGAMMKPGSRTFLCWQDGLSSTGQIIPQNPACAAAVATSGANSLYNWFAVLRSDGAGRTRGFIEDGKLCSGGNPGYAGFDQVGDWPLTHLTAGASFDFSYNAWAAHPGWFYTYVTKDGWDPSKPLTWDSLEDQPFLTVDHPPVTGQVGTVDGQYKWTGALPANKSGRHIIYSVWKRSDSAETFYGCSDVTFDGGHGEVTGVHQPGSPTTTPTTPTSPPPTGGACMAMYEVTNAWSGGYQATVTVMNHGTTAYRGWQVGWTLPAGQTIGSVWNGTLSQSGSVVTVRNADWNGQIAPDGSTTFGLVVNATGTNPAQPSPTCQGT from the coding sequence GTGACCAGGAGACGAAGTACGATCCTCGCCGCCGTCACCGTGCTGCTGGCGAGCTTGACCGCGATCCTGCTGAACACCGGCACGGCCGAAGCGCACGGCGCCATGATGAAACCGGGCAGCCGGACGTTCCTGTGCTGGCAGGACGGGCTCAGCTCGACCGGCCAGATCATCCCGCAGAACCCGGCCTGCGCGGCCGCGGTGGCCACCAGCGGCGCCAACTCGCTGTACAACTGGTTCGCCGTGCTGCGCTCCGACGGCGCCGGGCGCACCCGCGGCTTCATCGAGGACGGGAAGCTGTGTTCGGGCGGGAACCCGGGCTACGCCGGGTTCGACCAGGTCGGCGACTGGCCGCTGACCCACCTGACCGCCGGGGCCTCGTTCGACTTCTCGTACAACGCGTGGGCCGCCCACCCGGGCTGGTTCTACACGTACGTGACGAAGGACGGCTGGGACCCGTCGAAGCCGCTCACCTGGGATTCGCTGGAGGACCAGCCGTTCCTGACCGTGGACCACCCGCCGGTGACCGGCCAGGTCGGCACGGTGGACGGGCAGTACAAGTGGACCGGCGCACTGCCGGCGAACAAGTCCGGGCGGCACATCATCTATTCGGTGTGGAAGCGCTCCGACAGCGCCGAGACGTTCTACGGCTGCTCCGACGTCACCTTCGACGGCGGGCACGGTGAAGTGACGGGCGTGCACCAGCCGGGCAGCCCGACGACCACGCCGACGACGCCCACGAGTCCCCCGCCGACGGGCGGCGCCTGCATGGCGATGTACGAGGTCACGAACGCCTGGAGCGGCGGCTACCAGGCCACGGTGACGGTGATGAACCACGGCACCACGGCCTACCGCGGCTGGCAGGTGGGCTGGACGCTGCCGGCGGGCCAGACGATCGGCAGCGTCTGGAACGGCACGCTGAGCCAGTCCGGCTCGGTGGTGACGGTCCGCAACGCCGACTGGAACGGCCAGATCGCGCCCGACGGGTCGACCACGTTCGGGCTGGTGGTGAACGCGACGGGGACGAACCCGGCCCAGCCGTCGCCGACCTGCCAGGGCACCTGA
- a CDS encoding LacI family DNA-binding transcriptional regulator, protein MKRPTITDIAREAGVSKGAVSYALNGRPGVSEATRHRITRIARELGWSPSSTARALSGGRAGVIGLVLDGPSEAFFPALLDGFEPELLLQVAAGLDASLAVYRRWRAERKVDGVLLTEPDHAAELVRIGLPAVVLGGPGGLSVPSVRVDDAAGAAEALEYLAALGHRHVVRIPGAAAFADPWEREEAFRAEARRLGLAGAEAAGAGGGGSARPAARAGDRSGGLGAGPGVGAGGAGDPGSAGPAAGARYRAIGWGTAASAGNRRAGWSGGSGDTPGANPRAGFGNRAATVHSEPSADAVRHVLLACPRPTALLCDTDSLAVAALVAARELGLAVPGDLSVVSWDDSGLCRLLRPALSAIRRPLPELGALAASMLRDLIAGEEVGDVCASRPRLITRGSTGPAR, encoded by the coding sequence ATGAAGCGTCCGACGATCACCGACATCGCGCGGGAGGCCGGCGTGTCCAAGGGCGCGGTGTCCTACGCGCTCAACGGCCGCCCGGGCGTGTCGGAGGCGACCCGGCACCGGATCACGCGGATCGCCCGGGAGCTGGGGTGGTCGCCGAGCAGCACGGCGCGGGCCCTGTCCGGCGGCCGGGCCGGGGTGATCGGGCTGGTCCTCGACGGGCCGTCCGAGGCGTTCTTCCCGGCTCTGCTCGACGGGTTCGAGCCGGAGCTGCTGCTGCAGGTCGCCGCCGGTCTCGACGCGTCGCTGGCGGTCTACCGCCGCTGGCGCGCCGAGCGGAAGGTGGACGGCGTGCTGCTCACGGAGCCGGACCACGCGGCGGAGCTGGTGCGGATCGGCCTGCCGGCGGTGGTGCTCGGCGGGCCGGGCGGGCTGAGCGTGCCGTCGGTCCGGGTGGACGACGCCGCGGGAGCCGCGGAGGCACTGGAGTACCTGGCCGCGCTGGGACACCGGCACGTGGTCCGCATCCCGGGAGCGGCGGCGTTCGCGGACCCGTGGGAGCGGGAGGAGGCGTTCAGGGCCGAAGCGCGACGGCTGGGGTTGGCGGGTGCGGAGGCCGCGGGAGCCGGCGGGGGTGGGAGCGCGCGGCCGGCGGCGCGCGCCGGGGATCGCTCCGGCGGCCTTGGTGCGGGGCCGGGGGTGGGGGCCGGCGGTGCCGGGGACCCGGGTAGCGCCGGTCCGGCCGCAGGTGCGAGATATCGGGCCATCGGTTGGGGGACCGCCGCGAGTGCGGGGAATCGTCGTGCCGGGTGGAGCGGCGGCTCCGGCGATACGCCCGGCGCAAACCCGCGCGCCGGGTTCGGAAACCGGGCCGCGACCGTCCACAGTGAACCCTCCGCCGACGCGGTCCGGCACGTCCTCCTCGCCTGCCCCCGGCCCACCGCCCTCCTCTGCGACACCGACTCCCTCGCCGTCGCCGCGCTCGTCGCCGCGCGGGAACTCGGGCTCGCTGTGCCCGGCGACCTTTCGGTGGTCTCCTGGGACGACTCCGGACTCTGCCGCCTCCTCCGCCCGGCTCTCTCCGCGATCCGGCGCCCCCTGCCGGAGCTCGGCGCGCTCGCCGCGTCGATGCTGCGAGACCTCATCGCCGGCGAAGAGGTCGGCGACGTCTGCGCCTCCCGGCCGCGGCTGATCACCCGCGGCAGCACCGGCCCCGCCCGCTGA
- a CDS encoding cellulose-binding domain-containing protein, protein MHRFAAALAGLCLAAAGTTAVVTAGPATAAAACSVGYRVNQWQTGFTAEITVTNGATALTSWALTWHYAGNQSVTSAWNATVRQSGTTVTAESLPYNAALPAGGTVSFGLQGTYSGTNTEPADFALNGVACGDPAPPATTTPTTPATTTSAPPPAGCADATFCDDFEQQTGSTPAGRWTVGAANCQGTGTVTVDPAVAHSGTRSVKVTGGGGYCNHAFFGTSVPGSGVVYGRFWVRHTTPLPAGHVTFMALRDTADGGRDLRAGGQNRALQWNRESDDATLPAQSPAGVAQSVPLPTGTWSCFEFEIDGAAGQLRTWLGAAEVPGLVVDGVPTADVDQQWLGRAWHPAVTDLRLGWESYGTDADTIWFDDVAVGTARIGC, encoded by the coding sequence CCGCCGCGGCGGCCTGTTCGGTCGGCTACCGCGTCAACCAGTGGCAGACCGGGTTCACCGCCGAGATCACCGTGACCAACGGCGCCACCGCACTCACGTCCTGGGCACTCACCTGGCACTACGCCGGGAACCAGTCCGTGACGTCGGCCTGGAACGCCACCGTCCGCCAGTCCGGCACCACGGTCACCGCGGAGAGCCTGCCCTACAACGCCGCGCTGCCCGCCGGCGGCACCGTCTCGTTCGGCCTGCAGGGCACGTACAGCGGGACCAACACCGAGCCGGCGGACTTCGCACTCAACGGCGTCGCGTGCGGGGACCCCGCTCCCCCGGCGACGACCACACCGACGACCCCGGCCACTACGACGTCCGCTCCGCCACCCGCCGGATGCGCGGACGCGACGTTCTGCGACGACTTCGAGCAGCAGACGGGCAGCACCCCGGCCGGCCGCTGGACCGTCGGCGCGGCGAACTGCCAGGGCACCGGCACGGTCACCGTCGACCCCGCCGTCGCGCACTCCGGCACCCGCTCGGTCAAGGTCACCGGGGGCGGCGGCTACTGCAACCACGCCTTCTTCGGCACGAGCGTGCCCGGCTCCGGCGTGGTGTACGGCCGGTTCTGGGTGCGCCACACGACCCCGCTGCCCGCCGGGCACGTCACCTTCATGGCCCTGCGCGACACCGCGGATGGCGGCCGTGACCTGCGGGCCGGCGGGCAGAACCGGGCCCTGCAGTGGAACCGCGAGTCCGACGACGCGACGCTGCCCGCGCAGAGCCCGGCCGGTGTCGCCCAGAGCGTCCCGCTGCCGACCGGAACCTGGTCCTGCTTCGAGTTCGAGATCGACGGCGCCGCCGGGCAGCTGCGGACGTGGCTGGGGGCCGCCGAGGTCCCCGGGCTCGTCGTCGACGGCGTGCCCACCGCCGACGTCGACCAGCAGTGGCTCGGGCGGGCCTGGCACCCGGCGGTGACCGACCTGCGCCTCGGCTGGGAGAGCTACGGCACCGACGCCGACACGATCTGGTTCGACGACGTGGCCGTGGGCACCGCCAGGATCGGCTGCTAG
- a CDS encoding ABC transporter substrate-binding protein, translating to MRLIRRRLAFAVAVVLLVLTGGCGPSTPERITLTLATFGEFGYDDLIPGYRFTHPGIDVRQVKTEQGGPYHQDLLAKLQSGQGLADVQAVEEGHLADILAQSGKFTDLAEAGPPDVKPGRWLEWKYEAGRSKDGKLVGYGTDIGPLAMCYRKDLLEAAGLPTDPGSVKTMFATWDSYFEAGEKYVKRSKGKAWFDSAAQNFNAMVNQLPVGYLDREDRSTLETNTALRGAWDQVTTAVQQGQSAGLTAFADDGNNGLRLGAFATKVCPSWMLGVIEQQAGIGNAGKWAITDAFPDGGGNWGGSYLTVPATSEHPKEAAALAAWLTAPEQQLHAFRASGNFPSQVDAFTSPDLLSEMNGYFGGALSGQVFVAQARKVGKPQYKGPGDGKIQETVVAPALKAVERGADPAAVWQQVLIGVHQVVP from the coding sequence ATGAGGCTGATCCGAAGACGGCTGGCCTTCGCCGTCGCCGTCGTCCTGCTCGTCCTGACCGGCGGCTGCGGCCCGAGCACGCCCGAGCGCATCACGCTCACCCTGGCGACGTTCGGCGAGTTCGGCTACGACGACCTGATCCCCGGGTACCGGTTCACCCACCCCGGGATCGACGTCCGCCAAGTGAAGACCGAGCAGGGCGGCCCGTACCACCAGGACCTGCTGGCCAAGCTGCAGAGCGGGCAGGGCCTCGCGGACGTCCAAGCCGTCGAGGAAGGCCACCTCGCCGACATCCTCGCGCAGTCCGGGAAGTTCACCGACCTGGCCGAAGCCGGGCCGCCCGACGTCAAACCGGGCCGGTGGCTGGAGTGGAAGTACGAGGCGGGCCGCAGCAAGGACGGCAAGCTCGTCGGCTACGGCACGGACATCGGCCCGCTGGCGATGTGCTACCGCAAGGACCTCCTCGAGGCGGCCGGGCTGCCGACCGACCCCGGTTCGGTCAAGACGATGTTCGCGACCTGGGACAGTTACTTCGAGGCCGGCGAGAAGTACGTCAAGCGCTCGAAGGGCAAGGCGTGGTTCGACTCCGCGGCGCAGAACTTCAACGCCATGGTCAACCAGCTCCCGGTCGGCTACCTCGACCGCGAGGACCGTTCGACGCTCGAGACGAACACCGCGCTCCGCGGCGCCTGGGACCAGGTCACCACCGCCGTGCAGCAGGGGCAGTCGGCCGGGCTGACCGCCTTCGCCGACGACGGCAACAACGGCCTGCGCCTCGGCGCCTTCGCGACGAAGGTCTGTCCTTCGTGGATGCTCGGCGTCATCGAGCAGCAGGCCGGGATCGGCAACGCCGGCAAGTGGGCGATCACCGACGCGTTCCCCGACGGCGGCGGCAACTGGGGCGGCTCGTACCTCACCGTGCCGGCCACGAGCGAGCACCCGAAGGAGGCCGCCGCGCTCGCGGCCTGGCTGACCGCGCCCGAGCAGCAGCTGCACGCCTTCCGGGCGAGCGGGAACTTCCCGAGCCAGGTCGACGCCTTCACCTCCCCCGACCTGCTCAGCGAGATGAACGGCTACTTCGGCGGCGCACTGAGCGGGCAGGTCTTCGTCGCCCAGGCCCGCAAGGTCGGGAAACCGCAGTACAAGGGGCCGGGCGACGGCAAGATCCAGGAGACGGTGGTCGCGCCGGCGCTCAAGGCGGTCGAGCGCGGGGCCGACCCGGCCGCCGTCTGGCAGCAGGTGCTGATCGGCGTGCACCAGGTGGTGCCCTGA
- a CDS encoding AGE family epimerase/isomerase: MDSPSSVPAWVRAEPARLLGFAARAAHPAGGFAWLDEAGRPVLDRPVETWITCRMTHVFALASLQGADAGAQVAHGVSALTGPLRDPDFGGWYATTTLSEKRAYEHAFVVLAAASAAAAGAAGAEPLLAEVLEVVERRFWEPGPGRVADVWDRGWTDLEDYRGANANMHTVEAFLAAADVTGDRVWATRALSIVDKLVHGEARAHGWLLPEHYDAGWHVRLDHNRDEPAHPFRPFGATVGHLFEWARLAVHLKRALGSDAPAWLVPDAEALFATAVRHGWAVDGRPGFVYTTDFAGTPVVRTRLHWVVAEAIAAAWTLHQETGEAVYLDRFGEWCAHADACFVDRELGSWHHELDPENRPAAAVWAGKPDIYHAYQATLLPALPPAASFAGALITRG; this comes from the coding sequence GTGGACAGTCCGTCATCGGTTCCCGCCTGGGTGCGCGCCGAACCCGCCCGGCTCCTCGGCTTCGCCGCTCGCGCGGCCCACCCCGCCGGCGGCTTCGCCTGGCTCGACGAGGCCGGGCGGCCGGTCCTCGACCGGCCCGTCGAAACCTGGATCACCTGCCGGATGACGCACGTCTTCGCGCTCGCGTCGCTGCAGGGCGCCGACGCCGGAGCGCAGGTCGCGCACGGTGTCTCGGCGCTGACCGGCCCGCTGCGCGACCCGGACTTCGGCGGCTGGTACGCGACGACAACGTTGTCAGAGAAGCGCGCCTACGAACACGCCTTCGTCGTCCTGGCGGCCGCGAGCGCTGCCGCCGCCGGTGCCGCGGGCGCGGAACCGTTGCTGGCCGAGGTGCTCGAAGTGGTCGAGCGCCGGTTCTGGGAACCGGGCCCGGGCCGGGTCGCCGACGTCTGGGACCGCGGCTGGACGGACCTGGAGGACTACCGCGGGGCCAACGCGAACATGCACACGGTCGAGGCGTTCCTGGCCGCCGCCGACGTCACCGGCGACCGCGTCTGGGCCACCCGCGCGCTGTCCATTGTGGACAAATTGGTGCACGGCGAAGCCCGCGCCCACGGCTGGCTGCTCCCGGAGCACTACGACGCGGGCTGGCACGTGCGGCTGGACCACAACCGGGACGAGCCAGCCCACCCGTTCCGGCCGTTCGGCGCCACCGTCGGCCACCTCTTCGAGTGGGCCAGGCTGGCCGTGCACCTCAAGCGCGCGCTCGGGAGCGACGCGCCGGCGTGGCTGGTACCGGACGCGGAGGCGCTGTTCGCGACGGCGGTGCGCCACGGCTGGGCCGTCGACGGCCGGCCGGGATTCGTCTACACCACCGACTTCGCCGGGACGCCGGTCGTGCGCACCCGGCTGCACTGGGTCGTGGCGGAAGCGATCGCCGCCGCGTGGACGCTGCACCAGGAGACCGGCGAGGCGGTCTACCTCGACCGGTTCGGGGAGTGGTGCGCCCACGCCGACGCGTGCTTCGTCGACCGCGAGCTCGGCTCCTGGCACCACGAACTGGACCCGGAGAACCGGCCCGCGGCAGCGGTCTGGGCGGGCAAACCGGACATCTACCACGCCTACCAGGCGACGCTCCTGCCCGCGTTGCCGCCCGCCGCGTCGTTCGCCGGCGCGCTGATCACCCGCGGATAG
- a CDS encoding GNAT family N-acetyltransferase, with protein MTTPDLTPLFGHAVRHPGPDDHLPVLAVLDSWWGGLGGDEGSRQRALLLPKLMFQHFTGSSFLVTGDDRIVAFLIGFLSPSRPAESYVHFVGVDPAERGKGLGAALYERFFAHSRAHGRTTVRAITSPVNKGSHAFHTRMGFVTEPGPKEVDGLPVQPDYDGPGLDRLSFRKDL; from the coding sequence GTGACGACTCCGGACCTCACCCCGCTCTTCGGCCACGCCGTCCGCCACCCGGGCCCGGACGACCACCTGCCCGTCCTCGCGGTCCTCGACTCCTGGTGGGGCGGCCTCGGCGGCGACGAAGGCTCCCGCCAGCGGGCCCTGCTCCTCCCGAAGCTGATGTTCCAGCACTTCACCGGCAGCAGCTTCCTGGTGACCGGCGACGACCGGATCGTCGCGTTCCTGATCGGGTTCCTCTCGCCGTCCCGGCCGGCCGAGAGCTACGTCCACTTCGTCGGCGTCGACCCCGCCGAGCGCGGCAAGGGTCTGGGCGCCGCCCTGTACGAACGCTTCTTCGCCCACAGCCGCGCGCACGGGCGGACCACCGTCCGCGCCATCACGTCACCGGTGAACAAGGGGTCGCACGCCTTCCACACCCGGATGGGGTTCGTCACCGAGCCCGGCCCGAAGGAGGTCGACGGCCTGCCGGTCCAGCCCGACTACGACGGGCCGGGACTGGACCGGCTGTCCTTCCGGAAGGACCTCTAG
- the mgrA gene encoding L-glyceraldehyde 3-phosphate reductase — MSPYVAAEDRYAGMPYRRTGRSGLKLPAVSLGLWHNFGDDKPLDVQRAVLRRAFDLGVTHFDLANNYGPPPGAAEANFGRHYAADFRPYRDEILVSSKAGYLMWDGPYGEWGSRKNLLASLDQSLARTGLDHFDVFYSHRPDPETPIEETMGALDTAVRSGKALYAGISNYSPEQTEAAIAALKELGTPLLIHQPSYSILNRWVEDGLQDVLDEHGVGSIAYSPLSQGLLTDRYLDGVPADSRAAGASPFLTRDRLTEETLATIRALNDVAKRRGQTLAQLAIAWVLRRGRVTSALIGASSVAQLENTVAATANLEFSDDELAEIDRIVAA; from the coding sequence ATGTCGCCTTACGTCGCCGCCGAAGACCGGTACGCGGGCATGCCGTACCGGCGGACCGGGCGCAGCGGGCTGAAGCTGCCCGCCGTGTCGCTCGGCCTGTGGCACAACTTCGGGGACGACAAGCCCCTCGACGTCCAGCGCGCGGTGCTGCGCCGGGCGTTCGACCTCGGCGTGACGCACTTCGACCTGGCCAACAACTACGGCCCGCCGCCCGGCGCGGCGGAGGCGAACTTCGGCCGGCACTACGCCGCCGACTTCCGCCCGTACCGCGACGAGATCCTGGTGTCGTCGAAGGCCGGCTACCTGATGTGGGACGGCCCGTACGGCGAGTGGGGCTCGCGCAAGAACCTGCTGGCCAGCCTGGACCAGAGCCTCGCGCGCACCGGCCTCGACCACTTCGACGTCTTCTACTCGCACCGCCCGGACCCGGAGACGCCGATCGAGGAGACCATGGGTGCCCTCGACACCGCGGTCCGGTCGGGCAAGGCGCTCTACGCGGGCATCTCCAACTACTCGCCGGAGCAGACGGAAGCCGCGATCGCCGCGCTGAAGGAGCTGGGCACGCCGCTGCTGATCCACCAGCCGTCGTACTCGATCCTGAACCGCTGGGTGGAAGACGGCCTCCAGGACGTCCTCGACGAGCACGGCGTCGGCTCCATCGCGTACTCGCCGCTGAGCCAGGGCCTGCTGACCGACCGCTACCTCGACGGCGTCCCGGCCGACTCGCGCGCGGCGGGGGCCAGCCCCTTCCTCACCCGCGACCGCCTCACCGAGGAGACCTTGGCGACGATCCGGGCGCTGAACGACGTCGCGAAGCGGCGCGGGCAGACGCTGGCGCAACTGGCCATCGCGTGGGTGCTGCGGCGCGGCCGCGTCACGTCCGCGCTGATCGGGGCCAGCAGCGTCGCCCAGCTCGAGAACACCGTCGCGGCGACGGCGAACCTCGAGTTCTCCGACGACGAGCTGGCCGAGATCGACCGGATCGTCGCGGCCTAG